The Solanum lycopersicum chromosome 9, SLM_r2.1 genome window below encodes:
- the tm-2 gene encoding Tm-2 ToMV resistant protein has protein sequence MAEILLTSVINKSVEIAGNLLIQEGKRLYWLKEDIDWLQREMRHIRSYVDNAKAKEAGGDSRVKNLLKDIQELAGDVEDLLDDFLPKIQRSNKFNYCLKTSSFADEFAMEIEKIKRRVVDIDRIRKTYNIIDTDNNNDDCVLLDRRRLFLHADETEIIGLDDDFNMLQAKLLNQDLHYGVVSIVGMPGLGKTTLAKKLYRLIRDQFECSGLVYVSQQPRAGEILLDIAKQIGLTEQKIKENLEDNLRSLLKIKRYVILLDDIWDVEIWDDLKLVLPECDSKVGSRMIITSRNSNVGRYIGGESSLHALQPLESEKSFELFTKKIFNFDDNNSWANASPDLVNIGRNIAGRCGGIPLAIVVTAGMLRARERTEHAWNRVLESMGHKVQDGCAKVLALSYNDLPIASRPCFLYFSLYPEDHEIRAFDLINMWIAEKFIVVNSGNRREAEDLAEDVLNDLVSRNLIQLAKRTYNGRISSCRIHDLLHSLCVDLAKESNFFHTAHDVFGDPGNVARLRRITFYSDNVMIEFFGSNPKLEKLRVLFCFTKDPSIFSHMACFDFKLLHTLVVVMSQSFQAYVTIPSKFGNMTCLRYLKLEGNICGKLPNSIVKLTRLETIDIDRRSLIQLPSGVWESKHLRHLCYRDYGQACNSCFSISSFYPNIYSLHPNNLQTLMWIPDKFFEPRLLHRLINLRKLGILGVSNSTVKILSTCRPVPKALKVLKLRFFSDPSEQINLSSYPKIVKLHLNVDRTIALNSEAFPPNIIKLTLVCFMVDSCLLAVLKTLPKLRKLKMVICKYNEEKMALSGEANGYSFPQLEVLHIHSPNGLSEVTCTDDVSMPKLKKLLLTGFHCGISLSERLKKLSK, from the coding sequence atggctGAAATTCTTCTTACATCAGTAATCAATAAATCTGTAGAAATAGCTGGAAATTTACTGATTCAAGAAGGAAAGCGTTTATATTGGTTGAAAGAGGATATCGATTGGCTCCAGAGAGAAATGAGACACATTCGATCTTATGTTGACAACGCAAAGGCCAAGGAAGCTGGAGGTGATTCAAGGGTCAAAAACTTATTGAAAGATATTCAAGAATTGGCAGGTGATGTGGAGGATCTCTTAGATGACTTCCTTCCAAAAATTCAACGATCCAATAAGTTCAATTATTGCCTTAAGACGAGTTCTTTTGCGGATGAGTTTGCTATGGAGATTGAGAAGATAAAGAGAAGGGTTGTTGACATTGACCGAATAAGGAAAACTTACAACATCATAGATACAGATAACAATAATGATGATTGTGTTTTGCTGGATCGGAGAAGATTATTCCTACATGCTGATGAAACAGAGATCATCGGTTTGGATGATGACTTCAATATGCTACAAGCCAAATTACTCAATCAAGATTTGCATTATGGAGTTGTTTCCATAGTTGGCATGCCCGGTCTGGGGAAAACAACTCTTGCCAAGAAACTTTATAGGCTCATTCGTGATCAATTTGAGTGTTCTGGACTGGTCTACGTTTCACAACAGCCAAGAGCGGGTGAAATCTTACTTGACATTGCCAAACAAATTGGACTGACGGaacagaaaattaaggaaaatttgGAGGACAACCTGCGATCACtcttgaaaataaaaaggtATGTTATCCTCCTAGATGACATTTGGGATGTTGAAATTTGGGATGATCTGAAACTTGTCCTTCCTGAATGTGACTCAAAAGTCGGCAGTAGAATGATAATCACGTCTCGAAATAGTAATGTAGGCAGATACATAGGAGGGGAATCCTCCCTCCATGCATTGCAACCCCTAGAATCCGAGAAAAGCTTTGAACTCTTTACCAAgaaaatctttaattttgatgataataatagttgggCCAATGCTTCACCTGACTTGGTGAATATTGGTAGAAATATAGCTGGGAGATGTGGAGGTATACCGCTAGCCATAGTGGTGACTGCAGGCATGTTAAGGGcaagagaaagaacagaacATGCGTGGAACAGAGTACTTGAGAGTATGGGCCATAAAGTTCAAGATGGATGTGCTAAGGTATTGGCTCTCAGTTACAATGATTTACCGATTGCCTCAAGGCCATGTTTCTTGTACTTTAGCCTTTACCCCGAGGACCATGAAATTCGTGCTTTTGATTTGATAAATATGTGGATTGCTGAGAAGTTTATTGTAGTAAATAGTGGTAATAGGCGAGAGGCTGAGGATTTGGCGGAGGACGTCCTAAATGATTTGGTTTCTAGAAACTTGATTCAACTTGCCAAAAGGACATATAATGGAAGAATTTCAAGTTGTCGCATACATGACTTGTTACATAGTTTGTGTGTGGACTTGGCTAAGGAAAGTAACTTCTTTCACACCGCGCATGATGTATTTGGTGATCCCGGCAATGTCGCTAGGCTTCGAAGGATTACATTCTACTCTGACAATGTCATGATTGAGTTCTTCGGTTCTAATCCTAAGCTTGAGAAGCTTCGTGTACTTTTCTGTTTCACAAAAGACCCTTCCATATTTTCTCATATGGCTTGTTTTGACTTCAAATTGTTGCACACATTGGTTGTAGTCATGTCTCAAAGTTTTCAAGCATATGTCACTATCCCAAGCAAATTTGGGAACATGACTTGCTTACGCTATCTGAAATTGGAGGGGAATATTTGTGGAAAACTGCCAAATAGTATTGTCAAGCTCACACGTCTAGAGACCATAGACATTGATCGACGTAGCCTCATTCAACTTCCTTCTGGTGTTTGGGAGTCTAAACATTTGAGACATCTTTGTTATAGAGATTATGGACAAGCATGTAACAGTTGCTTTTCTATAAGCTCATTTTACCCAAACATTTACTCATTGCATCCTAACAATCTACAAACCTTGATGTGGATAcctgataaattttttgaaccGAGGTTGTTGCACCGATTGATCAATTTAAGAAAACTGGGTATACTGGGAGTGTCCAATTCAACCGTTAAGATATTATCAACATGTCGCCCTGTGCCAAAGGCGCTAAAGGTTCTGAAGCTCAGGTTTTTCAGTGATCCGAGTGAGCAAATAAACTTGTCATCCTATCCAAAAATTGTTAAGTTGCATTTGAATGTTGACAGAACAATAGCCTTGAACTCTGAAGCATTCCCTCCAAATATTATCAAGCTTACTCTTGTCTGCTTTATGGTAGACAGTTGTCTACTGGCAGTGCTTAAGACATTACccaaattaagaaaacttaaaatGGTCATCTGCAAGTATAATGAAGAAAAGATGGCTCTCTCGGGCGAGGCAAATGGTTATAGCTTTCCGCAACTTGAAGTTTTGCATATTCATAGCCCGAATGGGTTGTCTGAAGTAACATGCACGGATGATGTCAGTATGCCCAAATTGAAAAAGCTGTTACTTACAGGATTCCATTGCGGAATCAGTTTATCGGAACGGCTTAAAAAGCTGAGTAAATGA